CGCCGCCACCTTGAGCGCCTCGCGGAACTCCAGGTCGCCCAGTCCGGCCGGCACGCCCAGCAGCCGCAGCATGCCGGCCAGAATGGCGTGACCGCTGAAGACCAGGTACGCCAGCAATGCCAGGGTCAGCATGGTCTGGCTGAAGTCCCGGCTGTACGGCACATCCCCCTTCTTGCGAGCGTCCTGGAGCTTTTTCGGTGTCGGCTTTTCTGTCTTTTCGCCGCTCACGGAGCCCGCCAGATGTGTGTCAGCAAGGGCAGCAGTTCATCCGCGCGCCGGGCTTCCTTATCGATGTGGCCGAACAATATGCCGACATACAGCACGAGCACGAACAGTGCCAGCCCCGTCTTGATCGGCATGGCCAGGAAGAAAACCTGCAGCTGCGGCGTGAAGCGGCTGGCCAGGCCCAGCCCCATTTCCGCCAGCAGCATGATGATGACCACGGGCGCCGACAGCAGTACCACCAGATGCATCAGTCGATCCAACTGGGCCAGGAACAAAGGCATGGCATCTTGGCGGAAGGCGGGGTACCACTGCCAGGGATTCCAGAGCCGGAAGCTGTCATAAAGTATCGAAAGCACCAGTGAAATGCCGCCACCCACGAAAAAGAAAACCCCATAGGCCAGTTGCATCAGCACGGCGGTAGGCGTGGTTTCGCCGCCCACCGTGGGATTCAGCAAGGCCCCCATGCTGGCGCCACGCTGGTAGTCGATGACCGAACCCACCCCTTCGATGGCCCAGAAAGGGATGGCCAGGAAGAGCCCCAATACCAGACCGATAAAGGCTTCCTTGGCCACCAGCATCAGTACGGCGAACAGGCTGATCGGCGCAGCGGCGGCGGTACCGGGCAGCACGAGCGGAACCACCAACAACCCCAGGGCGATGGCCAGCGCGCCCCGCAAGCGCCCAGGCAGTATTTGCTTGCTGAAGACCGGCAGCATCATGCACAGAAGCAGGATCCTGGGCTGCGTCAGCACCATGGATAACAGCAGGTCATATACCGCGGCGTAGGTGGCGTAACCCTTCATCCGGTTCCCCTCGTACTACCGGATCGCACGGAAAGACTCGAATATCGACAACGAGTAGTTGAAGATTTCCATGCCGATCCAGCCCGCGGTCAACAGCAGTGTCACGAAGACCGCCAGCAGCTTGATGGCGAACGACAGGGTCTGCTCCTGGATCTGCGTCAATGCCTGGAACAGGGAGAACAAGGTCCCTACCACGGACGCCACGGCCAAGGGCGGCAGCGACAGCCAGAAGATCAGGTACAAGGCTTCCTTCAGTTGATATACCAGTTCAGCGACGTTCATTCGGTCCCGTCTCATGCATAGGAAAGGACCAGGCCCTGGATCAACTTGGTCCATCCATCGAGCATCACGAACAGGAACAGCTTGAGCGGAATGGCGATGGTGACCGGGGACACCATCATCATGCCCATGGCCAGCAGGATGTTGGAAACAATCAGGTCGATGATGATGAACGGCAGGTAAAGCAGGAAGCCGATCTGGAACGCGGCGTTCAGCTGCGAGATCACGAAAGCGGGAATCAGGACGAGCAGATTGTCATCCCGCAGGCCGCTGGCCTGCTCCACCCCCCATAAGGCCGTGGCCGTCTCCACGAAGAAGCGGCGCTGCTGGACGCCACTATGCTTGAGCATGAACGACCGCAACGGGGCGGAGCCGCGTTCGACCGCCACCATCAGGTTATCGAAGCGCTCCGCCGGCTCGCTCTGCGTCGTGGCGCTCCGGTAGGCCTGCCTGGCCTCCTCGACCACCTTGCCCAGCACCGGCGCCATCACGTAGACCGAGAGAATCAAGGCGAGCCCGTTCAAGGCTGTGTTCGCCGGAACCTGCTGCACGCCGATCGCGTTGCGCAGAAGCGCGAGCACGACAGAGATCTTCAGGAAAGAGGTCGTCAACATGATGATCAGCGGCAAGAGCGCCACGCACAGGATGACGACGATCAACGCGACCGGATCGAAGTCGCTCAACCCCATGAGTCGCGGCCTGGAAACAGCGTGAGCACGCGTGCGCCTATGCGGCCATCGATATCGACAAGCTCGGCGGTGCCGATCAGCGTACCGTTCGCGCGTATGTGCACGGGACCCGCGTCGATACGCCGTTGCAGATCGAAGAATTCGCCGGGTCGAAGACGCCGCAGTTCGCCCAGGGGCATGTTCAGTTCGCCCAGGTCGAAGACCAGGTGCACCGGGATGCGGTCGACGTCCGGGCCGTCCGCCCCCGGGCGCGTCCCGGCCTTCGGCATGGCGGCGGAGGGATGGGGCATGGCGGTTGCTTCGACTTCAGCGGGCGACGCGTCATCTTCAAAAGGAAAATGCTCCCCCGCGTGCGGAGGACTTCCCGCGGAAAAGTCCTGCCCATGCTCCCGGTCATGGTCATGGTCTTGCCGGATTCCGTAATGATCCTCCGGCGACGGATAATCGTTCATGCGTAAGCTGCTCCATTCCTGTGTGACGACATAGCGGGATGCGCCCGGCCCGCACGCCCGCACGCCTAGACCTTGCCCATCGGGTGTGGCCAGCCAGGCATCGCCATCCAGGCTCGCCAGGCTATGGTCGAACAGCACGACGTCGCCGGTTTCCAGGCGCCGCAACGCCTCGCTGCGCAAGGTCGTTTCGCCGGCAAGTACGGTCAGCCGTAT
This genomic interval from Bordetella genomosp. 8 contains the following:
- the sctQ gene encoding type III secretion system cytoplasmic ring protein SctQ, with amino-acid sequence MSGVPTYGASEQHREPLNGENARGAAWRWVMLDWQGAQLALQLSSRVFDEWLALRMPDLDLAPLPPCFVHAAWEDLIRDAFEGLGIERRCPGIRVLGVDAPAHPGLPAPAYPYAWTLTMHAPASGRAVSARLAVDEPGLPLLSELLGRIPPGQDTTETDLPGALPIRLTVLAGETTLRSEALRRLETGDVVLFDHSLASLDGDAWLATPDGQGLGVRACGPGASRYVVTQEWSSLRMNDYPSPEDHYGIRQDHDHDREHGQDFSAGSPPHAGEHFPFEDDASPAEVEATAMPHPSAAMPKAGTRPGADGPDVDRIPVHLVFDLGELNMPLGELRRLRPGEFFDLQRRIDAGPVHIRANGTLIGTAELVDIDGRIGARVLTLFPGRDSWG
- the sctS gene encoding type III secretion system export apparatus subunit SctS gives rise to the protein MNVAELVYQLKEALYLIFWLSLPPLAVASVVGTLFSLFQALTQIQEQTLSFAIKLLAVFVTLLLTAGWIGMEIFNYSLSIFESFRAIR
- the sctR gene encoding type III secretion system export apparatus subunit SctR; the protein is MSDFDPVALIVVILCVALLPLIIMLTTSFLKISVVLALLRNAIGVQQVPANTALNGLALILSVYVMAPVLGKVVEEARQAYRSATTQSEPAERFDNLMVAVERGSAPLRSFMLKHSGVQQRRFFVETATALWGVEQASGLRDDNLLVLIPAFVISQLNAAFQIGFLLYLPFIIIDLIVSNILLAMGMMMVSPVTIAIPLKLFLFVMLDGWTKLIQGLVLSYA
- the sctT gene encoding type III secretion system export apparatus subunit SctT translates to MKGYATYAAVYDLLLSMVLTQPRILLLCMMLPVFSKQILPGRLRGALAIALGLLVVPLVLPGTAAAAPISLFAVLMLVAKEAFIGLVLGLFLAIPFWAIEGVGSVIDYQRGASMGALLNPTVGGETTPTAVLMQLAYGVFFFVGGGISLVLSILYDSFRLWNPWQWYPAFRQDAMPLFLAQLDRLMHLVVLLSAPVVIIMLLAEMGLGLASRFTPQLQVFFLAMPIKTGLALFVLVLYVGILFGHIDKEARRADELLPLLTHIWRAP